The window GGTTTCCTGAACGAAGACGAATAATTTTTGTATCTACGGTTAACTAATACAAGTCAGAAAAAAGGAATGTATGGCTAAGAAAGATCAGACGATGAATCCCGGAAAAATGGAAATTGAATTGAAGGAAGAGGAGGCCACGGGTACGTATTCGAACCTGGTGATGATTACGCATTCACCCTCCGAGTTTATTCTGGATTTTATCGCTGTGATGCCCGGAGTTCCCAAAGCCCGGGTTGTGAAGCGAATGATCCTGACTCCGGATCACGCCAAACGACTGGCCAATGCCCTTAACGATAATGTAGCTCGCTACGAGCAGGAACATGGCGCCATCAGTTCCAACGAGAAGGTGGATATGCATATGTACCGGGGGCCGCAGCCGGAAGCGTAGGAACTTTGAACAAGGAACACCGAACATTGAACGATGAAGTGTTGCTTTTTTTACTCGCTCTGGCGCTCCGCGTCGGAGCGATGATGTGGTTATTTGTTCTCGTTCTGACGCTCTGCGTCGGAACGAAATAGGATCTTATTTTTTGGCTTCTATCAATAAACCTATCCCTACCAGGAAGAAGAAAATGTGTGGGAGTGTGGCGGCTAATTCAGGGGAAAGTGTTCCATAATACCCGAAAGGCTCAATAATTTTCATGAAGGCCAGGTATAGAAAACTGATGGTGAGCCCGGCTGCTAAATAAGCTCCCTTTCCACCTCGCCGGCGAACACTGGCAAATGAAAAACCAACAATTATGACCACGATGATAGAAAAAGGGTAGGCCAGCCTTCCATAAAATTGTACTTGCGGGATTTCAATGCCGCCTGCCCCGCTTCGTTCAATGGAAGCAATGTAATCCCGGGCTTCCTCATAGGTCAGCTGATAAACATCAGAAGTAGTGCGGGCCAGGTCGCGCGGGAACACATTCAGCACCGTATCTTTCTTGATGAAATCTTCTTCTTCATATCCTACATCCGTGAACACCCGTTCGGTTCCGCTTTCCAGCCTCCAGCTTTGGGTCGAATCCACCCATTCCATCCGGTTAGCACGTGTACTTTTTATGATTTGCTGATCTTTAAACTGGATGAGCCGGATGCGATAGGCAATTTGCTGGTTCTTATCGAAGTAATTTACCTGGAGTTTGGTATCGGGTGAAGGCTGCCGGTAAATATCACTGCGGTCAATTTTCTCGGATTTATCCTGCAGGTATTGTTCTTCAAAAGCAATCCGCTGAGCATTGGATTTAGGGATGACGTGTGCGTCCAACAGGCTAATCCCACCAGCACAAAGGGTTGCAAAAACAATGTAGGGTACAATCAGGCGGTACAGGCTAACCCCGGCTGCTTTCAGTGCGGTTATCTCCAGTCGGTCCGACAACTGTCCGGTGAGAAAAAGGCAGGCCACGAAAACAGCTACTGGTAGAACCAGGCGGGTCATTTCGGGAACATAATTCAGGTAGTAATTCCTGAATATTTCTGCCATCTGAGCTCCCTGATCTGCAAAGTCATCGCTGTTCTCGGAAAAGTCGATCATTATGAAAATAAAGATCAGCATGAGCAGCACAAAAGCCGTGATGGCAAACAGACGCAGAAATATATATTTATCAAAATGTTTAATCACGGTTTCGGAACAGCTTGGTAATTCGAATGTCGGTTGTCAGGTGAATGATAAGGTACGCTCCTACTAAGGAAAGAACCACGTTAAACGTCCACATGCCTACTAAGGGGGTGATAAAAAGCCGATCGGCCAGTTTTTCTCCCTGTATCAAAGAAACCCAGTAAAAAGTCAGAACCACGGTACTGATGAGGGCAGCAAAACCAAAATTTCCACGTTTGGTCATAATACCAACCGGTGCGCCAAAAAGGATGAACACTACACAGGCAAACGGAATGGATAATTTTTTGTGAATCTCCACCAGGTAGCGGGCTATTCTCTTCTTACGCCACTCGACATTAGCGTTTATTGATTCCACTTTATTCCGGTATTCCTTCATCTGACGAATGGATTCTTCCACGAAGGTGCGCTGTATTTCTGCTTTAGGAAATATGTTAGTAGCCAAATAGGGGCTTTCAATGGAGGTGATGTAATCCAGGGTGTCTGGCAGTACTTTGTTGGGGTTGAAGTAGGAGGTTCTTCCGGTGTATTTATCCTCGGGGTAAACCATGGTGTTTTCACTCATGTTAGCCCTCTGCTCCTCAATCTCTGTAAATAGTGAATCAACTACGGCGATCATAGCCCTGGAACTCATGGTACGGTCGCTTCGGTTGCGGTCTTCAGGATCAGAGCGCATGAATGATAGGTCGGAAAGGTCCAGCGTCATGATGTGTTTATCAAACCGATTGCGTTCTATCATGGTCTCATTTCGGCGGTCGGTAGCAAGAAACTTCAGACTGGTTCCATGTATCAGATGAAGGGTAAGGGCTTGTTTTCCTTTGCTTACAAGGAGTCCCTTATCGGCAACGATGTAGGCGCGGTCGCGATTGTTTTCAGGCTTTTGGAATAAGGTAATATCATAGAGACTGTCGGTTTCGCTGTCAATCCGTTCAACAAGAAAGGTATATCCTTCGATGCCATCATAAAACGTGTTGGGTTTGAGATCGAAACCGGGCTTTTTGAGGCGAATGTCTATAAACAACGAGCGCGCTTTTTGATTCGCTTCCGGTAACACATTATTTGAAAACCAGGCCAGCCCGATAAACAGAAGGACAGAGGCAATTAACACCGGGCGTATAATTTTCATGGGGTTGATGCCCGAGGCCCGCAGCGCGGTGAGCTCGTTCAACTCTGAAAACTTGCCGAAAGCCATCAGCGTGGCTACAAGAACAGCCATAGGAGCAGCCAGCACAACCATATAGGCCAGGTTCGTAATAATAAGCTCAATAATGATGAGCAAGGGAATATCCTTACCAATCAGCTTGTCGATATGCAGAATCAGGAACTGCATCAACAGCAAAAACAAGAGGGTGAAAAAACAGAACAGAAAAGGGCTCAGGTGCCTTTTAAGCAGGTCTATCTGAAGTTTGTTGATGAATTTATTCAAAGCTTGCTGTTGCTCGGGTACTTTTTAATTTTCACAGACGTAAATAATAGACAATTTCCGCTTATAAATTAAAGGATGGATTATCGTATTATACTTTCAACATATTCAAATATATAGTATTATCGACCGCACCCATTCATCTACAAACTAATTTAGAATAAAAAAAACAGATCCGCCTATCGCCTAACGCTACAGACAATAAGTAATAACCGAGTCAGTAATTAAAGCCGGTGCATTCTTTTTTTAAGTTAGTTTATTACCTGCCATTCGTATGTTTGATGAATGGATTGCTGTTGGTTGGTGTATCTGCACAAGATACCAGCGATACTACAAAAACAGTCAGCGAGGCGGATAGTACCCTTGAAGGGGTGAAATTTATCTACCGCCCACCTCAGGGTCCGGTGAGCGATAAAAGAGTGGTCAACCCCGGGAATCTTTATTACATCAAGCTTTCCAAAGAGCAGTATCAGGCTACCTGGGATTCTGCCGATACCTACCGCATCATCCACAAGATTGATGGTTTTGAAGTATCATCCCCTCAAATTTTCAATTTTGAGCAATACGTAGCTGAAAAGCGTAAACAGCAGGAAAAAGAGATACGGTTTAACCTGATTGAGGAAGGTAAGAGAGAAAGCCAGCAACAACGCGGCCTGCTTGATTTCAGCCTGCAAATTCCGGGCGGACAATCATCGGTATTCACAACCATTTTTGGGAAGCCTGAAGTAAACCTGCGCGTTAACGGTTCAGCAAATATGAACGTTGGGGTTTCTATCCAGAATATTGAAAACCCCACCATTGAACCGGATTTACAACGCCGGGTTGATCCTACCTTCAACCAAAACCTGCAGCTGAATATTCAGGGAACCATCGGGGACAAGCTTACCATTGCCACCGACTGGGATACGGAACGGGCATTCGACTTCCAAAACCGCCTGAGCATTGTGTATGAAGGATATGAGGATGAAATCATCAAGCGGATTGAAATGGGGAACGTGTCGATGGAGACCGGGAACTCGCTTATTCGTGGTGGGGCATCCCTTTTTGGAATTAAATCGATTGCTGAACTCGGGCCGCTGAGACTGACATCCGTCGTTTCTCAACAAAAAGGGGAGAGTGACACCCAAACCATTACGGGAGGTTCGCAAGAAACACAATTCTCCATCAGGCCGATTGAATATCAGAACAACCGCCACTTCTTCCTGGATTTCTACAACCGGCAGGAGTTTGAGTCCAACGTTTCAAATCCTCAACAAAAGACACAAGCTTACCAGATTTCAGATATCCGGGTGTGGATATCCGAACCTCAGATTAATACTACTGATCCCGAGGCGGTACGAGCTGCATCGTTCGTTGATTTGGGTGTGAATGACCGGGGTGATGGCACCTTTGGCCTTCCCACTGAGGCAGCTGATGTGATTGATGACAACACCCTGGAAAACAACAGGAGTAATCTTAGCGCTGCTGCTGATGATTTTGGAGTTGCGGGCAATGACTTTTACAATGGATATTTCAGGCCGCTAACAGAAGGTGCCGACTACACCATTGACAAAGCCCTGGGATTTATCAGCCTGAACCGGTCGCTCAGTTCGGGAGCCTACCTTGCCGTTTCCTTTATCAGGCAACCCGTTGGAGGTGAGAACTCTCCGGCTGAAATCGGTGATATTTCTCCCCGTTCATCTAATGAATTGACCTATTTAAAACTTCTGCGAACGGATAATCCAACCCCGGATTTAAAGTCCTGGCCTCTTACCATGCGTAACTTCTACTCGCTGGGTGTTTCCAATCTGACGGCAGATGGGCTGGAGCTTGATCTTAAGTTTACTCAGGGTAACGTTGACGATACTAACCTCCCCAACCTGAACACCCCGCTGTTACAGGTGCTGGGCCTGGACAGGGTGAATACGCAAGGTGCCGCACAGCCTGATAACCTTATTGACTTTTCCGGCTATGTACTGGATCCCCGAAACGGAAGCATCATGTTTCCTTACCTGGAGCCTTTCGGAAGCAGGATTACCGAGCTCCTGGAGTCAACCTCTTCCTCTGACTCTTTGGTACAGGCTCTTTCGTACACCGAATTATATAATGAAAAACAGACCACGGCTGATGAAAGTCCCAAGAATAACTATTATCGCATTGAGGGGACTTCAAAAGGCGGTGTGTCGGGAAATTTCTCGCTTGGGTTTAGCCTGGTTGAAGGTTCGGTAAAAGTATTTGCGAATGGAACCCAGCTAACCGAAGGTGTGGATTATGAGGTGGATTATTCTTTTGGCCTGATCACTATTTTGAGTGAGCAGTATCTGGCTTCCGGTCAGGATATCCGGATTGAGTATGAGAACAACCAACTGAATGTAATCGGGCAGAAGAACTTTACCGGACTCCGGGCCGAGTACCAGGTAAGTGAGGATATCAGTATTGGGGGAACGTACTTTAAACTGAAGGAACAGCCCCTTTCCGATAAAATCAGAATTGGGAATGAGTCGATTAATAACACCATTCTTGGGATGGATGCAGATGCGGAGTTCGACACCCCATGGCTTACCCGCTTCATCGATAAAATCCCGCTGCTGCAGACCAAGGCCGAATCTAACATCAGCGTAAGCGGAGAATTTGCCCAACTCCGTCCGGATGTGGCTCAAACCAATGCCGTGCGTGATGCTATTGATAACAATGAGCTTTTTAAAGATGAAGTGAACGGCTTGTCTTTTATAGATGACTTTGAGGGCTCGGAAATCAGCATCACCTTTACAAGCCCAACCCGTTGGGAGCTGGCTGCAGCTCCGGCAGCTATTCCAGGTTACGGCCCCGACCAAGCCTTTTTTGATAATCCCGATGCCACGCTGAACAACTCGCTGGAGTCCAAGATTGCCCGCTCCGATCTGAGAAGTCAGTTTTCCTGGTACACCATCCCCAGAAACATATCGAGTATATTAGGGAATGCTCGAGGGACGCCGGAATCAGAGACTACACCAACCGAAGAGGTTTTCCCCGGAAAGGAAACGAATAACGCCCAGGATGAAGTCATTAATACTCTGGATGTGTATTACAATCCCACCGAGCGGGGCCCATATAATTACAATACTGATTTAAGGAGTAAGCTGGAGAACGAACCGGAAAACCAGTGGGGTGGAATGACGGCGGCACTCCCATCGGGGCAGGAAGATCTCACGCAGAATAATATTGAGTTTATTGAATTTTGGGTACAGCCTATTTTGCCGGGTGGAAGAGAACCCACTGCCGAAGACCTTGAAGATTACGACGGTAAGTTATACATCGAGATTGGGACTATCTCCGAAGATGTGGTTCCCAACTTTGACCTGAATTCGGAGGATGGTCTGGCTAATAACCTGGAAAACCTGGAACTGGATACCTTTCAGGAAAATCCCCGTTCGTATGTCCCGGCCAACCCAACGGCACCGCAAGGGCAGTTTTCGAACGATAACAGGGAGCTCGAGGACGTGGGCTTTGATGGAATTCCCAGCAGTAACGGCTTTGATGATGAAAAAGTAGAGACGGCCCTCTTCAGTCCCTTTATCGATTCTATGCGGATAGCTTATGGTGAGCAAAGCGATGAATTTCAGTCCATTTTAGCCGACCCATCCAACGACGATTATATTTTTTACGGGGAATCTCAGGTTCAGGACCTGCCGCTTCAGGAGCGTTTTTACCGGGTGATGGGCTACCATGAAGGGAACACACCGGCGGCTGGTGGAGATAAACGAGCCATTACTTCCCGTCCGGATACGGAGGGACTGGTAAGCCGCGCCAACATCGAAACTAACAACAATTATTATCAATATGAGATTGCATTGAACCCGGCAGATTTCAGCAGTCTCGAAATTGAAACGAATCCTGATCCCGATAACCGTACTTTTATTGTGGATAAGGTGAATGCTCCACGACAGGCAGACCGGTGGCATCTGGTTCGCATTCCTTTGACCGAATTCAAGCGTAAAGTGGGTGATATTGAAGGGTTTCAGAACATCAGTCACATTCGCATGTGGATGTCGGGTTATGAGAAGCCGTTCACCATGCGTTTTGCCACTTTTGAGTTTATAGGAAGCCAGTGGCGAAAAGTGGAAAATATTGACGAAGGGCAGAATTTCAACGGGGATTTCAGGATTGCGACCATCAATATCGAAGAAAATGCCAGCCGGGAGCCGGTTCCGTACCGCCAGCCGGATGGATCAATCCGAGCCATAAACCGGGGAGTGCAGGTGCAGTCTTTGGCCAATGAGCAGTCTTTGGTGTTAGGGGTTGAGAATCTGGGTTCAGGACAAATTCAGATGGTAAAACGAATTTATCCCGGTGGGTTGAATCTGTTGAACTACTCTAACATGCGGATGTTTGTGCACGGGGAAGGATATGGGGATGGCCCGGAAGAAAGAGACCATGCCGAGCTGGTGGTGAGGATGGGAACTGACTTAAATGCCAACTACTACGAATATCGACAGCCGGTAACTCCTTCAGATCCCGATTACCCGTATTCTCCCTACAGCGCTGATGGCGGCGGGGAACTCGAAATTGATGCTGAACAAGTATGGCTGTATGATGAAAATAGCATGAACATTGTTTTGGCTGCTTTCAACGAACTTAAGCAGCTCAGAGATCAGCAGGGGGTAACCGACTTTACCCAGAAATTTGAGCAAGAGCTTTCTCCCGAAGAAGATGATGCTGTTGAAGGAGCGGTGGTAGCTATAAAGGGGAATCCTTCTCTCGGACGTGTGTCAGAAGTTGGGATGGGGATTTTGAACCCTCACGACCCTGCTGATGTAAGCTCGCCGGGTACGCCAAGCCTGAATGCTGAGTTTTGGCTGAATGAACTTCGCGTTTCCGGTTTTGATAACGAGAAAGGCTGGAAAGCAAACGCCAATGCCAGTTTCAAACTTGCTGATTTTGCAACCTTCAATACCAACTTCAGCCGAACAACCACCGGTTTTGGTGGGTTGGAATCGCGATTAGGGAATCGAAGCGTGGCGGATGAAATCGGGTACGACCTGAGCTCAACTGTGAACCTGCACAAGTTAATCCCTGACCGCTATGGCTGGAATTTCCCGGTTACTGTTTCAAGCCGTAAGAATATTTCAACGCCAAAGTACTTGCCTAATCAGGGTGATATTCGCCTGGATGATTTCATCAACGCCACCAACAGCAATGATGAACTTACCGAATCTGAAAAAGAAACCATTATTGACGAGCGCATTGATGCGGTTGAAACCGTTCGGGATAATTTCTCGGTTAATGTTTCCAATATCTCGAAGCAGAACTCCAAGAGTAAACTGGCTCAGTACACCATCGACAAAACCAAGTTGAGCTACGTGTACAACGAAGGAAGTTCAAAGAACCCGGAGATTCAGTTTCAGGATGACTGGAACTATAATACATCCATTAATTACAGCTTGTCGTTTAATAATGTGAAGTTGTGGCAGCCGTTTGGGTTTACCGAAGATGTACCTGTAGTAGGGGCACTTTCCGGGATCAGGCTGGGATATATGCCTTCGTCCATTAATGCTTCTGCGAACCTGAATCGGTCTTACACCGAGAAGAGAAGACGACCGGAGTTTGATGATGAAGGGATGGAAGTGGTTCAATCCTTACAGCAAAGCCATACATTCAACCAGCGTTCGGGGTTTGGGTTTAACTATAATTTCACGCCCAGTATCCCCATTTCATTCCGCACTACTACAAACTATGACCTGTCGAGTGCCGGCCGTGAGAACATCAACAAAACAGGCTTGCCGGCCGACAGTAACTCCTATCAGTTGACGCCCACCTTCGAGGTGCTTAACAATCTGCTTACCGATACGCTTTCGGCGAGAAGGTCGAATTATGAAGAAACGTACACGGCCAGCTGGCGTCCTCAGTTCAATAAGATAGAGGCGTTGAAGTGGCTCACCTATTCCGCTTCCTATGCGGGTGGCTACGGATGGACGAACAGCCCGAGCGGTTCTGGTTTGGGAGCGGGTGTTTCCAATCGTTTCCGGCTGGATCACACGGTTAAATTTGGTGTGGGCAGTCTTATTGACAAGATTGGGTTTTTCCAGCAACTGGAGGATGCAGATAAGAAAGAAACCACCGCCCGGAATAAAGCGAAGAACAGCGATGCAGAAAGTGAAGATTCGGCATCTCCGGATTTGATGAAAGACCTTCAGTACCTGGGCCGGAAAGCGCTATTGGCTATCTTCAGCATGGAAAATATTGACATCACCTATAATAAGAACAAGACTTCAAATCAGGCCGGGTACAGGGGAGATTCCCAAATTTTCTATGCATTGGCAGGCGAAGCAGATGATAATTTTTCTCCGCCCTTTGGCTACCGACTGGGTATTGATGAGGAACTGCCACGGTCGCAGTTAATTCAGCAAAGTCCTTCAGGCAATTCCATAAACCTACCCAAAAACAATACCTATACCGATAAAATTACGATGGGTACCAAGCTGAACCTGTTCAAAAACTTTACAGTGGATTTAAACTGGTCAACGAATTGGGATGAACGAGAGACGAATACGATTACCCTGACTCCGGCCGGTGATTTCTCCTCAACCGTTTCGTCCAGCGGAAATATCAGCTCTTCGGCATGGGCATTTGGTGGTGGATATCGTGACCTTTACGAGCGACAGCTTAAAACTGCTTTTGCAGACGCCAACAGGGAAGAGGGTATTATTTCTGATGATGTTAGCGAAGGAGGAAACGGAGATGGCCGGATTGTATTAAACCGGAATACCCTTGAAGAGGATTTCAGAAAAGCATATCTGGGAGGGGGAACCGGTGCGGTAGGCGAGAAAGGATACACGCCAATCCCCAAACCAAACTGGAGGGTTACCTGGTCTGGAGTTCAGAGTTTTATACCCATTATTGGGGATAATATGCGAGCTGCGACACTGACCCACGGCTATACCGGAACGTACAGACTGGGATGGAGCCTGAATACGCTTACGGGGATTCAGGACCCACAGGGGCTGGGTAGTTTCAGCGTTATTGATCGAAAGGAACTGTATGAACCGAATTCAATTAACGTAGAACAGCGCTTTTCACCACTTATTCAGCTAAATGTAACCTGGGAATCAGATCTGAGGACTCAGGTCAGCTTTGACCAAAGCAAAACAAGTAGCCTGGCACTTTCAAGTCGTACGGTTACGGAGCGAACTTCGAAGGGATTAAGCACCTCAATCAATTATACGTTTAAGAATTTGACGATACCGTTCTTCCCGAAGATCAAGAATAACGTCACGCTTACCATTAATGGGGGCTTTGCGGATGACACCGAGAGTAAGTACACACTCAGTTCCGATATTGATGAGGTATTAAGTGATGTGAATTTTGTGCCTGATGTAAGCCAGTATGATTACACCGATCCATTTGTTACAGGCCAGCAGCGAATAAACGGTTCGGTTGTTATCGGGTATCGCTTCTCCCAAACGGTGACCTCCAACTTTGAATACACCTACACCAAAGTGAACCCGAAGTCATCGGCTTACTTCCCGAGAACCAATCATGAAATCCGGTTCAACTTCAAGATTTCCATTCAGTCCAGGTAGGCTACTCTTTTTTCCGGGAAGTGAATGTGAAGTAACCCCAACCGAAAAAGGTAGCCATCAGGCAGAGAACAGAAAGCCAGTTTCCAAATCTGGTGAAGAAGGTTTGGGTCGTTAAATTTTCTACGGT of the Gracilimonas sediminicola genome contains:
- the sprA gene encoding cell surface protein SprA, with the protein product MNGLLLVGVSAQDTSDTTKTVSEADSTLEGVKFIYRPPQGPVSDKRVVNPGNLYYIKLSKEQYQATWDSADTYRIIHKIDGFEVSSPQIFNFEQYVAEKRKQQEKEIRFNLIEEGKRESQQQRGLLDFSLQIPGGQSSVFTTIFGKPEVNLRVNGSANMNVGVSIQNIENPTIEPDLQRRVDPTFNQNLQLNIQGTIGDKLTIATDWDTERAFDFQNRLSIVYEGYEDEIIKRIEMGNVSMETGNSLIRGGASLFGIKSIAELGPLRLTSVVSQQKGESDTQTITGGSQETQFSIRPIEYQNNRHFFLDFYNRQEFESNVSNPQQKTQAYQISDIRVWISEPQINTTDPEAVRAASFVDLGVNDRGDGTFGLPTEAADVIDDNTLENNRSNLSAAADDFGVAGNDFYNGYFRPLTEGADYTIDKALGFISLNRSLSSGAYLAVSFIRQPVGGENSPAEIGDISPRSSNELTYLKLLRTDNPTPDLKSWPLTMRNFYSLGVSNLTADGLELDLKFTQGNVDDTNLPNLNTPLLQVLGLDRVNTQGAAQPDNLIDFSGYVLDPRNGSIMFPYLEPFGSRITELLESTSSSDSLVQALSYTELYNEKQTTADESPKNNYYRIEGTSKGGVSGNFSLGFSLVEGSVKVFANGTQLTEGVDYEVDYSFGLITILSEQYLASGQDIRIEYENNQLNVIGQKNFTGLRAEYQVSEDISIGGTYFKLKEQPLSDKIRIGNESINNTILGMDADAEFDTPWLTRFIDKIPLLQTKAESNISVSGEFAQLRPDVAQTNAVRDAIDNNELFKDEVNGLSFIDDFEGSEISITFTSPTRWELAAAPAAIPGYGPDQAFFDNPDATLNNSLESKIARSDLRSQFSWYTIPRNISSILGNARGTPESETTPTEEVFPGKETNNAQDEVINTLDVYYNPTERGPYNYNTDLRSKLENEPENQWGGMTAALPSGQEDLTQNNIEFIEFWVQPILPGGREPTAEDLEDYDGKLYIEIGTISEDVVPNFDLNSEDGLANNLENLELDTFQENPRSYVPANPTAPQGQFSNDNRELEDVGFDGIPSSNGFDDEKVETALFSPFIDSMRIAYGEQSDEFQSILADPSNDDYIFYGESQVQDLPLQERFYRVMGYHEGNTPAAGGDKRAITSRPDTEGLVSRANIETNNNYYQYEIALNPADFSSLEIETNPDPDNRTFIVDKVNAPRQADRWHLVRIPLTEFKRKVGDIEGFQNISHIRMWMSGYEKPFTMRFATFEFIGSQWRKVENIDEGQNFNGDFRIATINIEENASREPVPYRQPDGSIRAINRGVQVQSLANEQSLVLGVENLGSGQIQMVKRIYPGGLNLLNYSNMRMFVHGEGYGDGPEERDHAELVVRMGTDLNANYYEYRQPVTPSDPDYPYSPYSADGGGELEIDAEQVWLYDENSMNIVLAAFNELKQLRDQQGVTDFTQKFEQELSPEEDDAVEGAVVAIKGNPSLGRVSEVGMGILNPHDPADVSSPGTPSLNAEFWLNELRVSGFDNEKGWKANANASFKLADFATFNTNFSRTTTGFGGLESRLGNRSVADEIGYDLSSTVNLHKLIPDRYGWNFPVTVSSRKNISTPKYLPNQGDIRLDDFINATNSNDELTESEKETIIDERIDAVETVRDNFSVNVSNISKQNSKSKLAQYTIDKTKLSYVYNEGSSKNPEIQFQDDWNYNTSINYSLSFNNVKLWQPFGFTEDVPVVGALSGIRLGYMPSSINASANLNRSYTEKRRRPEFDDEGMEVVQSLQQSHTFNQRSGFGFNYNFTPSIPISFRTTTNYDLSSAGRENINKTGLPADSNSYQLTPTFEVLNNLLTDTLSARRSNYEETYTASWRPQFNKIEALKWLTYSASYAGGYGWTNSPSGSGLGAGVSNRFRLDHTVKFGVGSLIDKIGFFQQLEDADKKETTARNKAKNSDAESEDSASPDLMKDLQYLGRKALLAIFSMENIDITYNKNKTSNQAGYRGDSQIFYALAGEADDNFSPPFGYRLGIDEELPRSQLIQQSPSGNSINLPKNNTYTDKITMGTKLNLFKNFTVDLNWSTNWDERETNTITLTPAGDFSSTVSSSGNISSSAWAFGGGYRDLYERQLKTAFADANREEGIISDDVSEGGNGDGRIVLNRNTLEEDFRKAYLGGGTGAVGEKGYTPIPKPNWRVTWSGVQSFIPIIGDNMRAATLTHGYTGTYRLGWSLNTLTGIQDPQGLGSFSVIDRKELYEPNSINVEQRFSPLIQLNVTWESDLRTQVSFDQSKTSSLALSSRTVTERTSKGLSTSINYTFKNLTIPFFPKIKNNVTLTINGGFADDTESKYTLSSDIDEVLSDVNFVPDVSQYDYTDPFVTGQQRINGSVVIGYRFSQTVTSNFEYTYTKVNPKSSAYFPRTNHEIRFNFKISIQSR
- a CDS encoding LptF/LptG family permease, which produces MNKFINKLQIDLLKRHLSPFLFCFFTLLFLLLMQFLILHIDKLIGKDIPLLIIIELIITNLAYMVVLAAPMAVLVATLMAFGKFSELNELTALRASGINPMKIIRPVLIASVLLFIGLAWFSNNVLPEANQKARSLFIDIRLKKPGFDLKPNTFYDGIEGYTFLVERIDSETDSLYDITLFQKPENNRDRAYIVADKGLLVSKGKQALTLHLIHGTSLKFLATDRRNETMIERNRFDKHIMTLDLSDLSFMRSDPEDRNRSDRTMSSRAMIAVVDSLFTEIEEQRANMSENTMVYPEDKYTGRTSYFNPNKVLPDTLDYITSIESPYLATNIFPKAEIQRTFVEESIRQMKEYRNKVESINANVEWRKKRIARYLVEIHKKLSIPFACVVFILFGAPVGIMTKRGNFGFAALISTVVLTFYWVSLIQGEKLADRLFITPLVGMWTFNVVLSLVGAYLIIHLTTDIRITKLFRNRD
- a CDS encoding DUF3467 domain-containing protein translates to MAKKDQTMNPGKMEIELKEEEATGTYSNLVMITHSPSEFILDFIAVMPGVPKARVVKRMILTPDHAKRLANALNDNVARYEQEHGAISSNEKVDMHMYRGPQPEA
- a CDS encoding LptF/LptG family permease, coding for MIKHFDKYIFLRLFAITAFVLLMLIFIFIMIDFSENSDDFADQGAQMAEIFRNYYLNYVPEMTRLVLPVAVFVACLFLTGQLSDRLEITALKAAGVSLYRLIVPYIVFATLCAGGISLLDAHVIPKSNAQRIAFEEQYLQDKSEKIDRSDIYRQPSPDTKLQVNYFDKNQQIAYRIRLIQFKDQQIIKSTRANRMEWVDSTQSWRLESGTERVFTDVGYEEEDFIKKDTVLNVFPRDLARTTSDVYQLTYEEARDYIASIERSGAGGIEIPQVQFYGRLAYPFSIIVVIIVGFSFASVRRRGGKGAYLAAGLTISFLYLAFMKIIEPFGYYGTLSPELAATLPHIFFFLVGIGLLIEAKK